A DNA window from Helianthus annuus cultivar XRQ/B chromosome 15, HanXRQr2.0-SUNRISE, whole genome shotgun sequence contains the following coding sequences:
- the LOC110913879 gene encoding uncharacterized protein LOC110913879, with amino-acid sequence MESTNPSQLRSISLPSRSNPSFSQIEINLNKLKTLEPFYSSTRIHTGLACLTDLYTSVNELLGSTQTQKVNLQSRNKVLIEDALVRSTRLMDSYGSLLELLGQMKGSARVLQFALRRKGVATYSTTDGHLMDYFLSRKKAKKNIVACVRSLEQMEREIESCLVDGEDHHLSMVIRVLREIVTATISLFRYVLVILSGKPKLDHKLYTFITRLMQTGKPSCHKSQEIINDADMIDLTLDSLWKDIKTNECKTVDVQMVMERLHKLDREIEGHEVGLDCLFRKLLQTRVSLLNILAN; translated from the coding sequence ATGGAGAGCACAAACCCATCTCAGCTTCGATCCATTAGTCTTCCATCTAGATCAAACCCATCTTTTTCTCAAATTGAAATCAACCTCAACAAGCTCAAAACACTTGAACCCTTCTACTCATCCACACGTATTCATACTGGTCTAGCATGTCTAACTGACTTGTACACATCGGTTAATGAACTTCTTGGTTCCACCCAGACACAAAAGGTTAATCTTCAATCCAGAAACAAAGTCCTAATCGAAGACGCGCTTGTTAGATCGACTCGGTTGATGGACTCATATGGCAGCCTCCTAGAATTGCTTGGGCAAATGAAGGGAAGTGCTCGGGTCCTTCAATTCGCATTGCGGAGAAAAGGCGTGGCCACTTATTCAACCACCGATGGTCACCTTATGGATTACTTTTTGTCGAGAAAGAAAGCGAAGAAGAACATAGTCGCTTGTGTTCGGTCATTGGAGCAAATGGAAAGGGAAATTGAATCATGTCTTGTCGATGGTGAAGATCATCATTTGTCTATGGTAATTCGAGTTTTGCGAGAAATCGTGACTGCCACCATCTCTTTGTTCCGCTATGTATTAGTAATCTTGTCAGGTAAACcaaaacttgatcataagttgtATACATTCATCACAAGGTTAATGCAGACAGGCAAACCAAGTTGTCACAAAAGTCAAGAGATTATTAATGACGCTGATATGATAGATCTTACACTTGATTCTTTGTGGAAAGACATAAAAACGAACGAGTGTAAGACGGTTGATGTACAAATGGTTATGGAGAGATTGCATAAACTTGATCGCGAAATCGAGGGTCATGAGGTTGGGTTAGATTGCCTTTTCCGAAAACTACTTCAAACCCGAGTCTCACTTCTAAACATTCTAGCAAACTAG
- the LOC110913880 gene encoding uncharacterized protein LOC110913880, translating to MDDIPPLFIPIDISEDDYSSSSDISLIFFQNLINEAAELEDTGTSRKRKYVRRDREKCQENLMRDYFVEEPIFNEEVFRHRFRMLKMLFLKIVSGVQTNNSWFQETLDATLKKSFTPMKKDTSAIKQLATGNPPDEYDE from the coding sequence ATGGATGATATACCACCGCTATTCATCCCAATTGATATTAGTGAAGACGATTATTCTTCCTCAAGCGAtattagtttaattttttttcaaaatcttatTAACGAAGCCGCCGAATTGGAAGACACGGGTACTTCTAGGAAAAGGAAATATGTCCGTCGAGATCGAGAGAAATGTCAGGAAAACCTTATGAGAGATTATTTTGTCGAGGAGCCCATATTTAACGAAGAGGTTTTTCGTCATAGGTTTCGTatgttgaaaatgttgtttttaaAAATTGTGAGTGGCGTGCAAACGAATAACTCGTGGTTTCAAGAGACCCTGGATGCGACTTTGAAGAAGAGTTTTACACCGATGAAAAAAGATACATCGGCGATTAagcaacttgcaaccggtaaccctcCAGACGAGTACGATGAGTAA